The following proteins are encoded in a genomic region of Streptomyces lunaelactis:
- a CDS encoding DUF6247 family protein, translated as MSAQPDGPYGPLIPMPELTPDALRAAVARIAPSRIPVLTQHLFEATTNAQQTQSLAPLRAFVHSWGVFVAIERHPQRAARLRELEQIVDAGEQDPSEAIVEIRRIRDEAEAEAGL; from the coding sequence GTGAGTGCCCAGCCCGACGGCCCGTACGGACCGCTGATCCCCATGCCCGAGCTCACACCCGACGCATTGCGGGCTGCGGTCGCCCGGATCGCGCCCAGTCGGATTCCGGTGCTCACCCAGCACCTGTTCGAGGCGACGACAAACGCGCAGCAGACGCAGAGCCTCGCCCCGCTGCGGGCCTTCGTCCATTCATGGGGTGTGTTCGTCGCGATTGAGCGGCACCCGCAGCGCGCCGCCCGGCTGCGCGAGCTGGAGCAGATCGTGGACGCAGGTGAGCAGGACCCGTCGGAAGCCATCGTCGAGATCCGCCGGATCCGGGATGAGGCCGAGGCAGAGGCCGGCCTGTGA
- a CDS encoding SseB family protein: MARVTNNGGDISGPERRSKLADLADLTDSTAAPAAAAAKPAEATRTSSAEEQLAAARREFAVLLGEFRRTAVLVPFDAYGSLWTADQNGVRWICAFSNEEALARFAQAQGDSHREWTYRTILGARLLDVMVPMLPMPAGVALDAGSDEGMLFPPVEGIVPDSAAVDLGGTE, translated from the coding sequence ATGGCGCGTGTGACCAATAACGGGGGCGACATATCTGGGCCGGAGCGGCGTTCGAAGCTGGCGGATCTCGCTGATCTGACCGACTCGACGGCGGCTCCGGCGGCGGCTGCCGCGAAGCCTGCCGAGGCAACGCGGACGTCCTCGGCGGAAGAGCAACTCGCGGCGGCTCGCCGGGAGTTCGCAGTGCTGCTGGGGGAATTCCGGCGCACCGCGGTGCTCGTGCCGTTCGACGCGTACGGAAGCCTGTGGACCGCGGACCAGAACGGGGTGCGGTGGATCTGCGCGTTCTCGAACGAGGAGGCGCTGGCCCGGTTCGCCCAAGCTCAGGGGGATTCTCACCGCGAGTGGACGTACCGGACGATTCTGGGCGCGCGGCTGCTGGATGTGATGGTGCCGATGCTGCCGATGCCGGCCGGCGTTGCGCTGGACGCGGGCAGTGACGAGGGCATGTTGTTCCCACCGGTGGAGGGCATCGTGCCCGACTCGGCGGCGGTTGATCTCGGGGGGACGGAATGA
- a CDS encoding bifunctional FO biosynthesis protein CofGH, with amino-acid sequence MTDHQHGRQGRPGLPTENAMRRALKRARDGVALDTAEAAVLLQARGSDLEDLAASAARVRDAGLEAAGRSGVITYSKSVFIPLTRLCRDKCHYCTFATVPGKLRREGHGMFMSPDEVLDIARRGAELGCKEALITLGDKPEDRWPEAREWLEAEGYDDTIAYVRAMAIRILEETGLLPHLNPGVMSWTDFQRLKPVAPSMGMMLETTATRLWSEPGGPHYGSPDKEPAVRLRVLEDAGRSSVPFTSGLLIGIGENHEERADSLFALRRVSRAYHGIQELIIQNFRAKPDTAMRGMPDAELDELVATVAVARHIMGPSACLQAPPNLVAGEYARLIGAGIDDWGGVSPLTPDHVNPERPWPKIDELAEQSAAAGFRLEERLCVYPEFVRRGEPWLDPRLLPHVRALVDEETGLAREDVTPVGLPWQEPDEGFTASGRTDLHRTIDTTGRTSDRRDDFDEVYGDWEALREAAVPGMVPSRIDTDVRQALGQAADDPTKLTDDEALALLHADGPALDALTRIADELRRDVVGDDVTYIVTRNINFTNVCYTGCRFCAFAQRRTDADAYTLSLDQVADRAEQAWQVGAVEVCMQGGIHPDLPGTAYFDIARAVKERVPGMHVHAFSPMEVVNGATRTGLSIREWLTSAKEAGLDSIPGTAAEILDDEVRWILTKGKLPTATWIEVVRTAHELGIRSSSTMMYGHVDQPRHWLGHLRTLARIQQETGGFTEFVTLPFIHTNAPVYLAGIARPGPTTRDNRAVTAMARLLLHPHITNIQTSWVKLGTEGAAEMLRSGANDLGGTLMEETISRMAGSSYGSYRSIQGLIAIAEEAGRPAKPRTTLYGEVPQERVETARASDGHLPELLPLLSE; translated from the coding sequence ATGACGGATCACCAGCACGGACGGCAGGGACGGCCCGGACTCCCCACCGAGAACGCCATGCGCCGCGCCCTCAAGCGAGCCAGGGACGGCGTCGCCCTCGACACCGCCGAGGCCGCCGTGCTGTTGCAGGCGCGGGGGAGTGATCTGGAGGATCTCGCCGCGTCCGCCGCGCGGGTGCGCGATGCCGGGCTGGAGGCCGCCGGGCGGTCTGGGGTCATCACGTACTCGAAGAGCGTCTTCATCCCGCTCACCCGGCTGTGCCGCGACAAGTGCCACTACTGCACCTTCGCGACCGTCCCCGGCAAGCTGCGCCGCGAGGGCCACGGGATGTTCATGTCGCCCGACGAGGTCCTCGACATCGCACGGCGCGGTGCCGAGCTGGGCTGCAAGGAAGCGCTGATCACCCTTGGCGACAAGCCCGAGGACCGCTGGCCCGAGGCGCGGGAGTGGCTGGAGGCCGAGGGGTACGACGACACCATCGCGTACGTACGGGCCATGGCGATCCGCATCCTGGAGGAGACCGGGCTGCTGCCGCATCTCAACCCCGGCGTCATGTCCTGGACGGACTTCCAGCGGCTCAAGCCGGTCGCTCCGTCGATGGGGATGATGCTGGAGACCACGGCGACTCGGCTGTGGAGCGAGCCGGGCGGGCCGCACTACGGGTCGCCGGACAAGGAGCCCGCCGTCCGGCTTCGGGTCCTGGAGGATGCCGGGCGCAGCTCCGTGCCCTTCACCAGCGGGCTGCTGATCGGCATCGGGGAGAACCATGAGGAGCGCGCGGACTCGCTGTTCGCGCTGCGCCGCGTCTCCCGTGCGTACCACGGCATCCAGGAGCTCATCATCCAGAACTTCCGCGCCAAGCCGGACACGGCGATGCGCGGCATGCCGGACGCTGAGCTCGACGAGCTGGTCGCCACCGTCGCCGTCGCCCGGCACATCATGGGTCCTTCCGCCTGCCTGCAGGCTCCGCCCAACCTGGTGGCGGGCGAGTACGCACGGCTCATCGGAGCCGGTATCGACGACTGGGGCGGCGTTTCGCCGCTGACGCCCGACCACGTGAACCCCGAGCGGCCCTGGCCGAAGATCGACGAGCTGGCCGAGCAGTCGGCGGCGGCCGGCTTCCGGCTCGAGGAACGCCTCTGCGTCTACCCGGAGTTCGTCCGGCGCGGCGAGCCCTGGCTGGACCCCCGTCTGCTGCCGCACGTGCGGGCGCTGGTCGACGAGGAGACCGGGCTGGCCCGCGAGGACGTCACGCCCGTCGGCCTGCCCTGGCAGGAGCCGGACGAGGGGTTCACCGCCTCCGGCCGTACCGATCTGCACCGCACCATCGACACCACCGGGCGGACCTCCGACCGGCGCGACGACTTCGACGAGGTGTACGGGGACTGGGAGGCGCTCCGCGAGGCCGCCGTGCCCGGCATGGTGCCTTCCCGGATCGACACCGACGTACGGCAGGCCCTGGGGCAGGCCGCGGACGATCCGACGAAGCTCACCGACGACGAAGCCCTCGCACTGCTGCACGCGGACGGCCCCGCTCTGGACGCGCTCACCCGGATCGCGGACGAGCTGCGCCGCGACGTGGTCGGCGACGACGTCACGTACATCGTCACGCGCAACATCAACTTCACCAACGTCTGTTACACCGGCTGCCGTTTCTGCGCCTTCGCCCAGCGGCGCACGGACGCGGACGCCTACACCCTGTCGCTGGACCAGGTCGCGGACCGCGCCGAGCAGGCGTGGCAGGTGGGCGCGGTCGAGGTGTGCATGCAGGGCGGCATCCACCCCGACCTCCCCGGCACCGCGTACTTCGACATCGCGCGCGCCGTGAAGGAGCGCGTCCCCGGCATGCACGTGCACGCCTTCTCGCCGATGGAGGTCGTCAACGGGGCTACGAGGACGGGCCTTTCGATCCGCGAGTGGCTGACGTCGGCGAAGGAAGCGGGGCTGGACTCGATCCCCGGGACCGCCGCCGAGATCCTCGACGACGAGGTCCGCTGGATCCTCACCAAGGGCAAGCTGCCGACCGCCACCTGGATCGAGGTCGTCAGGACCGCGCACGAGCTGGGCATCCGCTCCAGCTCGACCATGATGTACGGACATGTGGACCAGCCCCGCCACTGGCTCGGCCACCTCCGCACGCTGGCGCGGATCCAGCAGGAGACCGGTGGCTTCACCGAGTTCGTGACGCTGCCCTTCATCCACACGAATGCGCCGGTCTACCTCGCCGGTATCGCCCGGCCGGGGCCCACCACGCGGGACAACCGCGCCGTCACCGCCATGGCCCGGCTCCTCCTCCATCCCCACATCACCAACATCCAGACCAGCTGGGTGAAGCTGGGCACGGAGGGCGCGGCCGAGATGCTCCGCTCCGGAGCCAATGATCTGGGCGGCACGCTGATGGAGGAGACCATCTCCCGGATGGCGGGCTCCAGTTACGGCTCGTACCGCTCGATCCAGGGCCTGATCGCCATCGCGGAGGAGGCGGGCCGGCCGGCGAAGCCGCGTACGACGCTGTACGGGGAGGTGCCGCAGGAGCGTGTCGAGACGGCGCGGGCGTCGGACGGACACCTGCCCGAGCTGCTGCCGCTGCTGTCGGAGTGA